The Bosea beijingensis genome contains the following window.
GCCCCAGAAGGACATCTGGCCCCAGGGCAGCACGTAGCCCATGAACGCCGTCGCCATCATCAGCAGGAAGATGACCACGCCGAGGATCCAGAGAACCTCGCGCGGCGCCTTGTAGGAGCCGTAATAAAGCCCTCGGAAGATATGCATGTAGACGGCGACGAAGAACATCGAGGCGCCGTTGGAGTGCAGGTAGCGCAATAGCCAGCCGTAGTTCACGTCGCGCATGATGTGCTCGACCGAATTGAAGGCGAGCAGCGAGTTGGCCGTGTAGTGCATCGCCAGGATGACGCCGGTGATGATCTGCGCCACCAGCATGAACACGAGGATACCACCGAAGGTCCACAGGTAGTTCAGGTTGCGCGGCACCGGGTAGGAGACCGCCGAGTCATGGGCGAGCCGGATGATCGGCAGGCGTGCGTCGAGCCAGCGTTCGATGCCGGTCTTCGGGACGTAGGAACTGTGACCACTCATGAAGAATGCCTCAAGGCTGTCTCATCTTGGCGGGAAAGCGTCGAGCGCATGCTCAGCCGATCTTGATCTTGGTGTCGCCGTTGAAGGCGTAGGGCGGCACCGGCAGGTTGAGCGGCGCCGGGCCCTTGCGGATGCGGCCGGAGGAATCGTAGTGCGAGCCGTGGCAGGGGCAGAACCAGCCGTCGAAATCGCCCTTCGATTCGCCCGGCGAGGTGCCCAGCGGAATGCAGCCGAGATGGGTGCAGTTGCCGAAGACGACGAGGATCTGCTCGTGCCCGGCCTTGGTGCGCTGGGCGTCGGTCTGCGGATCGCGGAGCGTCGCGACATCGACCGCCTTGGCCTCGTCGATCTCCTTCTTGGTGCGATGACGCACGAAAACCGGCTTGCCGCGCCAGAACAGCTTGATCGCCTGCCCCTCCGCGATGGGCGCGAGGTCGACATCGACCGGAGCGCCGGCCGCGACCGTCTGCGCGTCGGGCGCGAGCTGGCTGACCAGGGGGATGACGACGGCGCCGAGACCGACGGCGCCAAATGCGCCGGTCGCAAGCATCAGGAAATCGCGGCGGGTAGTTTCGGTCG
Protein-coding sequences here:
- the petA gene encoding ubiquinol-cytochrome c reductase iron-sulfur subunit; protein product: MLATGAFGAVGLGAVVIPLVSQLAPDAQTVAAGAPVDVDLAPIAEGQAIKLFWRGKPVFVRHRTKKEIDEAKAVDVATLRDPQTDAQRTKAGHEQILVVFGNCTHLGCIPLGTSPGESKGDFDGWFCPCHGSHYDSSGRIRKGPAPLNLPVPPYAFNGDTKIKIG